From one Anaeromyxobacter diazotrophicus genomic stretch:
- a CDS encoding CHAD domain-containing protein, with protein sequence MQLDDAVIDRSAEEGSRQVALALLGECGEAARRLAKPSDDEALHDFRVGLRRLRTVLRAFAPWLEASVQPRDPKRLRKLARASNAARDAQVHLAFLASQAPHGSARRRAGLEFLQGRLEARRREGAGVGRLVARYERISRKLAERMPRYEVRLDEAPSRATFGAALAAVLGEALASVRARIAGIAGPADEPHVHKARIAVKRLRYLLEPLRGNALADARGAVGELKRLQEVLGDLHDAHTLAHDLEAALLEAAAERTHRLFAAVYGAGARGAALRDQLRGGPRAGLLALVRIVRERRDGLFAELERAWRADGLAALAAEVERLTTALEQRAGGRVEIQRRYLLTALPPRAEGGPQVEIAIGWLPGEPVRERLRTVRAADGERYWRGFIQGEGVHRLQVEEETSGEVFEALWPLTEGRRETRRRREVSDGGVTWWIDELAERHAIVAETQLLPHAAGAPIPDWLRPWVVRELTEDPSSLPAEAAGAEAGSRAPAAEPAAAAGEGALPADAAPPPH encoded by the coding sequence ATGCAGCTCGACGACGCGGTGATCGATCGATCGGCCGAGGAGGGATCGCGCCAGGTCGCGCTCGCGCTCCTCGGGGAATGCGGCGAGGCCGCCCGGCGGCTCGCGAAGCCGTCGGACGACGAGGCCCTGCACGACTTCCGCGTCGGCCTGCGCCGCCTGAGGACGGTGCTGCGGGCGTTCGCGCCCTGGCTCGAGGCGAGCGTCCAGCCCAGGGACCCGAAGCGGCTGCGCAAGCTCGCCCGGGCGAGCAATGCCGCGCGCGACGCGCAGGTCCACCTCGCCTTCCTGGCGAGCCAGGCGCCGCACGGGAGCGCGCGCCGGCGCGCGGGGCTCGAGTTCCTGCAGGGGCGGCTCGAGGCCCGGCGCCGGGAGGGCGCCGGCGTGGGGCGGCTCGTCGCCCGGTACGAGCGCATCTCCCGCAAGCTCGCGGAGCGCATGCCGCGCTACGAGGTCCGGCTCGACGAGGCGCCGTCCCGCGCCACCTTCGGGGCGGCGCTGGCTGCGGTCCTGGGCGAGGCGCTCGCGTCGGTGCGCGCCCGGATCGCGGGCATCGCCGGGCCGGCGGACGAGCCGCACGTCCACAAGGCGCGCATCGCGGTGAAGAGGCTCCGCTACCTGCTCGAGCCCCTGCGCGGCAACGCGCTCGCCGACGCGCGCGGCGCCGTGGGCGAGCTGAAGCGCCTGCAGGAGGTCCTGGGAGACCTGCACGACGCGCACACGCTGGCCCACGACCTCGAGGCCGCGCTGCTGGAGGCGGCGGCGGAGCGGACGCACCGGCTCTTCGCCGCCGTCTACGGCGCGGGCGCCCGAGGCGCGGCGCTGCGCGACCAGCTCCGGGGCGGGCCGCGCGCGGGGCTGCTCGCGCTGGTGAGGATCGTGCGCGAGCGGCGCGACGGGCTGTTCGCCGAGCTGGAGCGCGCCTGGCGCGCGGACGGCCTCGCCGCGCTCGCGGCGGAGGTCGAGCGCCTCACCACGGCGCTCGAGCAGCGCGCCGGAGGGAGGGTCGAGATCCAGCGTCGCTACCTCCTCACGGCGTTGCCGCCGCGCGCCGAGGGCGGCCCGCAGGTGGAGATCGCGATCGGGTGGCTCCCCGGAGAGCCCGTGCGGGAACGGCTCCGGACCGTGCGCGCGGCCGACGGCGAGCGCTACTGGCGAGGGTTCATCCAGGGCGAGGGCGTGCACCGGCTCCAGGTCGAGGAGGAGACGAGCGGGGAGGTCTTCGAGGCGCTCTGGCCGCTCACGGAGGGGCGCCGGGAGACGAGGCGGCGTCGCGAGGTCTCCGACGGCGGCGTGACCTGGTGGATCGACGAGCTCGCGGAGCGGCACGCGATCGTCGCCGAGACGCAGCTGCTACCCCACGCCGCCGGCGCGCCCATCCCGGACTGGCTGCGGCCGTGGGTCGTGCGGGAGCTGACCGAGGACCCGAGCTCGCTCCCGGCGGAGGCGGCGGGCGCCGAGGCCGGCTCGCGAGCGCCTGCAGCCGAGCCCGCCGCGGCGGCCGGCGAGGGCGCTCTCCCGGCGGACGCGGCGCCGCCGCCGCACTGA
- a CDS encoding arginase family protein, translated as MARSCRGWQGPGLSWRGSRAFDVDAVDPAFAPGTGTPVPGGLTSREALQLVRALAGVALAGMDVVEVCPPLDHADVTSHLAAHVLFEGLALAAVIRGPA; from the coding sequence TTGGCGCGATCATGCCGGGGGTGGCAGGGGCCGGGCCTCTCCTGGAGGGGTTCGAGGGCCTTCGACGTCGACGCCGTCGACCCCGCCTTCGCCCCCGGGACCGGCACGCCGGTCCCGGGCGGGCTCACCTCGCGCGAGGCGCTGCAGCTCGTGCGTGCGCTGGCCGGGGTCGCGCTCGCCGGGATGGACGTCGTCGAGGTCTGCCCCCCGCTCGACCACGCAGATGTGACCAGCCACCTCGCGGCGCACGTGCTGTTCGAGGGCCTGGCGCTGGCCGCGGTGATCCGCGGCCCCGCGTGA